GCTTTAGAGAGATTTCCATTCTATCTTAATACCTTGAAAGAGTTgcataaatacagtttttaaaataaattgccaGTTAAAATATGCTAGTCTCCTAATAAAATACTAGTTTCCGAACTCTGGGGGCATCACAATGTCGATGAGAGCAAAATTCAAGTATTTTGTTACAAATACCAAAATATAAAGAGGCGCAGCTCTCCTGTCAGACCGACCAGAGAACTTGACTTTTTCAATATCTTATCTTCACAGTTTACTGTATTGTTATTTACACACACATTTGTAGCTATTTACACACTTCTGCAAAATGCAAGCTTTATAACATAATGACAAGTCCGCAAATCGTTCTTGATATTATACAGCGGTGTAATCAAACGGACTATTTCAGAAGAGTACATCAAGGCTATCAAGCATTAGTGGTTTTAAGAGATTGTAAGGTATTTTCCTCAAAACTATTAAAGTAAATTTACGTGAATTACTGGCAGCCAGTTTAGCAGATTAGGATGTAAAACACTACCTTGTCAAAAGCAAACCTGGCTTCTACTCTTTTGCCCAATTTCTACATGAAATACCAGAGCTGAGATTATCATCACGCtcttaatataaaataaaaataaacatcacaCCTTCTTCCTTACCCATTGGTAGCCTGAAAAAAGCCTACAAGAACTGTTGATTCTTTTGCTCACACTAACCTCACCAGCATGTTACCACAAAAGCCTATCAATGCCATCTTCAATGTCCGCATTATTTGcttataatttcatttcactCATATTCCACTGTACATGATTGTAGTTCAGTGTGAGCAAAGGCGAAACCTTCGGTTACAAACTGCAGACACCTGAGACTGACCTTGAACCAAATTAAACGGCAGCGGTGGGGAACACCGAGTCAGCATCAAAAATGTCCATTCTTTTATGAGGAGGATTTTTTCAATGTTAGTACAAAATTAATTATCCACAACTCTATTATCTTAATAATCTGCTACACACCTTCACACCTAGTATAGAGATGATTCCCCTACTCAAAATTTCAATTGCCTTTGTTATATTTGTATTAACATAAAGAGGTAAAAGCTTACGGTCCGTATAGTATAtttatcaaaattaattttgacttAAGTGTTGacatatatttatttgcttttttaacttGAGATATGCTGCAATTTGATTAAGACTTTAGGTCAAAAAGTTGCACTTTCATGATTCTTGGTTGATAGTCTTGACTGATGATCcattacaaaaagcaaaaaaaacaccccacatcAGAGGAAAATGCctgttgttttcttaaaacTCATTTCTGTAATCAACAGGTTTCTTCTGGTCCTCTGTCCAGCACCTGGTTTAGCTCCCTCTGAAGTCAATGAGCCAGACTTACAGCTCTTTACAGAAGCCAAGGATAAAGAACAAAAGACTGCAATATTGCCACTTACCACTGGAGTTTCAATTGGTACTGATGGCTGCACCTGAAGATTTACTGCAACAGTCTGTGGTGGTGGAAGAgtttgaaaaggcagctggaccaaagcttctgcagcaggaagcTCTTCCTCAGAAACCAAAGTGTTTTGGACCAAAACCTGGCCCTGGGACAGAATTTCAGGCTGCACTTGTAAAGACTGCACAGACTGCAATGGCAGTTGTTGAATCTGGGTTGAAGATGTCGACAGCTGAGGCGGAGCTGCAAGAGGGATAGGTGTGGACTGCAAGGCGGAGTATTGCTGGTGTGGTGTCGAGGACACGATCTGTTGGCCTGGGGAAACTAAGCTGGGCTGATCTACTGACCCTATATGTACAGCGGGGGAAGAAGGAAGCGGAAGATGCGACGGAAGATTAAGTGGCTGTGCAATCGGTCGAGCTGGATTGCTGGTAGTTTGCTGAGGAGCAGTCTGCTCTGCCTGAAGAGCTGTTGGCACGAGGGAGTTTGCCTGTGACTGAATAAGTGCTTGAGGGTGTATAATTATGGTGGGTGACTGACTAGGGGAGTGAGAAGGTGGAGGGGATACCACTACTGACTGCTGAGCTGACTGGGACGGAGTAGGGGATAGTGTCAGAGGTGGAGGATGGATGTGAATCGGTGAGCAATGAGACTGGACACTGCTGGGACCCGGAGGAAGACTGTGGCTTGGGAGTGGTAGGCAGTGCTGTGATGGAGGGGGTTCCTGACCCGAAGGAGTCTGAAGTGCAATTGGCTggacttgctgctgctgttgcaatATCAGCTGATGATGGGAAATCTTTGGCGGTGGTGAATGAAGTGGGATCTGCTGATGTTTTACTAGGGAATGAGGTTGCAATGGAGAATATGAAGCTgtgaagaggggaagaaaagtgaCAGttagtatttatttctttaagtcCAGAGAACACTACAAAAACACTACTTTAAAGTAAGACCAGCACAACTTTTTCAACTCTTTGGATGTTTAGAAATATCTTCTTTGACAGCATATAGTGCACAAGAACAATTTATTAGGGGAATACATcaatttccaaagcaaaatgcagcaaTGAATAAAGGAACACAGCCATgctttttacatatatatacacatatatgtactTTCTATAAAAAAGTATCTGAGCTCATCTTTTTGCTGCTAGTTCTAAGATTACTGCTGATCCAGCTTTTGCTTATTTAAGAATTTCATGCAACTTTAGATGGATCTAACCTTTGCTTTGAAACAGACTGGAATGGAAGAGATAAGAATGTCACAATCAACAGGATTTGTTGAGAACTGCTAAGTTAAAGTTTAGGTAATACGATTTTAAGAGACTAAACAAAATTCCAGGAGTTCAATATGAATTAAAACCTTTCAAAGTATTTGCCTGAACTTGAACACACAAACTGAAAGGTATAAATCTGAAAATAGTGCAGCTTCCAGAGATCACATCATCTTTAAGTGAACCAATGACTCACTAGCAATTCCTTACAGCACATATACACACGTATTTTCCTCCACATGCAAACATCatcttgctttgtcttttccaCTTGAGAAACAACTCATTTATGTTGtctcttttattatttattctgctAGTGAAGATGGATTTCTTCCTTACAGAAGCAAGTTCTAAGAGCATTAGAACCTCAAGAATGCCcgatttgcagtcttactccTTCCCTAAAAGCTGCCATCAAGCCAAGCTAAATTCCACAGAATTCAGACCAAATGTCTAGACTACTCTTACTCTTTCAAAATAAGGAAgctaaaatgcaaatacattgCGTGCAACGTAAATGCTACCTAACCAAGTGCATGCTTATTTTGATTTCTATCTTACTACAATACACTCATATTTTTGGGCACTATTACCTACAGATTTATAAAATGTACTTGATATGAGAACATTCTGATGACACAGACAAGGCagcaaaaaaaataccaaaacacaaaacaccaacaaaacagattttgaagAGGCTTGAGGTGGTGTCAGCCCAAGTATTGCTTCCCAGAGGTCAGGGATGACATGTCCTGACAACGAGCGTACAGAGACCAGTAATGAGAATCACGTTTGTACTGTGATTCAACAGTGTACTGCAATTACTATATTCTGCTTGTACTGTGATTTAAGAACATTGCTGTATCATTCTGCTAAATCCAAATCCTGCATAACATCCAATATCAACAAATAAGTAAATTTACCATTAAATATCGAACTCTCTTCATGTAGAATATCTAAAAGAACACTGTCAGGGAGCACTGGACTCTGACAGAACAATAACATACAAGttaactttaattaaaataacttccTTACAGCTCCATTTTCATCCTACCTGGTGTTATTAAATGATGTATGCTTGATGTCCGCGTGACTGGTGTACTCCGACACTCTGGAGTTGGGCTGTCGCCTTTTCTATTGCTTTCTGAGGGGTCTGGCTGGCTGCCCTTGGAACTGGTTACAGGTTTATTAGGGCACAGAGACAATGACTGAGTTTGACTGCTGCTCTTTGGTGGACCATTCTGTGAACTTGACAATACACCCAACTTCTGACTGCGCAATGTCAAGTTCTGAACCTGGGAAATgagcaaaatgtgaaaaaaaccaaaccatataAACATCTATGACAAACATCCAggcaaaaagagcaaaaaaataatgttatccAATGCTTCTCATCCCATGTGATCAAAATACATGAGAAGTTAAAAATCTGCATATCAAAGTATCTTTTAAGCCACAAAATTTAGGGAGGAATAGCGATCTTGAATTACTTCAGTGATAAAATACAGGAAGGTCTTTTCTTactgtgcttttaaaagaaatggaaattgtTCATTAGATTAGTTTGAATTAGaacttgcatttttctcttttattgtgCTTTCAAAGTGAATGACACAAAGCATCTTAatcaaatacagttttatttttatacagatgCTGCGGAAGTGCAGTGGCCTATAAGTATGCTTGCAAAGACTAACACAAACCAGAGCCTTGGGTAGCCAATGGGACCAGAATCTGCTGTACGTTATCCATGTCTTAACAAACCTGAGCCTTTTATTCCTACAGCAATATTAATGTACTTTTTCATCATGACGCCTCCAATGTCATGTGAAACAAAAGATTTGCCTTCTGAAACGTAAATCAGTCACTGATTATTTTCACTAATGTCTGTTATACCACAGCAAGATTCTGTGCAGAACAATCCCAGCTTTCCAATCCTATGTGCTGAgctagaattttattttcaaggatAAAGACTAAACTTGTAGCACTAATTTACATGAAAATTTACATGAAAAAGAGCACTAATTATTATCACCATCCACTATTTTGATTACATAATCCCTTCCTCATCCAACAGTCAGTATTTGTGTAATGAACAAGTAGTTGACATTTTACTTCTCACTGTTCACTGTGTTACTACAGGATGCATCCAAATCCTGCTCTGAGGACAACAGTATTGGCTTCCTTACTGGCATGCATGAGACATTTACTGCAATCCTACCTCTGTGAGTACAAATCAACCTTCAGCAGCCCTTACCAGATAAGGTAACTAATCTGAGATGTTCAGGTCATACATGAGGGGGAcatatatgaaaagaaaaaaaaggcatgaaagcAGAAGGGACGAAGAGTAAGTAGGAGAGAAGTGTCAGTTCACCTAACAGGCCACGTTAGGCGTGCCACTGAGACACTGCTAATCACTCATGAACTTCTGAGTTTCTCTTCTATTTCTACATGGAAGACAATACTGTGAGATCACAATACTGTACCTTCACAAACATCTTGGCTAAGCACAACATACCCATCttcttccaacccctaccattctgtgatatatATGTAACcaaatgtggttttttcttATTAACTGGCATTGCCTACTTGCTCAGGTTTGCTTATATGGTAAACGTAGACATGTCTCTAAATCCAGCTGACTGACATATATAtcacaaggtaaaaaaaataaaatgtactgGTGTTAAAGCTTTTCCACTGCCTCACTGACTACGGATGAAACCGGATCTTTGCAATGCCATTGCTGCTATAGAAACTACCAGACAACCAAGGTTAACATCATCTGGCAGTAGGGCAGTACTGAACATTGACGGGGGAGAGGAATGGCTTGAGTTTGGCAGGGTCACCACAGCAGCTCATCTGACTGATTAATGCTCTTGGTCGGGGGTGAGACTCTAATGTCCCTCTGCAATAACGTCTCAGGAAGTTGCACAGCTGGGCTGACTTGTGCAAAGCTGATCTCTGAAACCCTGCAGTACAGAAGGACCAAGACTGTAAAGTGATATGCTTTATTGACATCTCTGCCTTGAATGCAAAAGAGAAAGATACAAGTGCAAAAAGAGCTGCTAGCCCTTCCTGTCTGCACTTTCACCCTTGATCTGCAGAATCTGGAGGGAACAGAGGCAGCTGTGATAAAGGCTAGCAAGACACGACGACAACACAACTGAAAGAGCAGGCTGTCTTTTTAACAACAGCTCAACTGATGAACTTAACATTGTGAGCTTGCTTGACAACATCCTTCATAAATACAGAGTTGGATTCCAGCAAGCTCTGCCCGCCTCACATACCTactggaaaagcaaagggaagacAAGCTTCAATGATTTACCATTATCTCAGAACAGCGACACATATTTAAGGTCTTCAAATCTATCAGAACCTTCTGAAGGGGTTACCAAACCTCAGGTCAGAGAACATTCAACTGGTATAATTTACTTGGATTTCTAAAAGGTTTCTAAACAAGGTTCAGCTAttaaaggcttttaaagaaGCTCctaagagagaaaataagatcTCTCGTGAGAGTATAAATTTGTTAAATAAATGTTCACTTTCCACAGCAGAAGACTGTGACTAATATGTTCTGAAGTAAACTGTGCTATGCCATACATTTTTTCCAGACGATATGCAAATATGTTGAGCAGTGAAAAGGTGATACAAGTTCGTCTGATAACATGAAGTTATTCAAGGTACTAAAGATGAGAGCTAATTACAAAGACCTAAATGTCATATCCAGGATCCAAATTTTAAATATGACATAGTTACCTCGAAACATGTGATGATGGCAAACAGACGACACTGAAGTTGTACATAACCAGTACCCATTATAAGCAAGTAAACTTAAGCACAATGTTTCCTTTTGAGTTTTGGCCCGCTCTGCTGGACATACCTTCAATAAATTTATGCAAGCTTACCTGAGTAGCTGCAGACTGACAGGAAGATGAGGAAGATGATGAGACAACAGGAATGTCAGACTGGACAGCAGCCACAGTGGTCGCAGGAGTAAAAATAAGCTgttaagcaagaaaaaaatatgtggtAACAGACTGAAACTTTGAAAATATGTGAAAGAAATGCAATATCTTAGAGAGACATACATAACTTACACATCATGATGTACAGCTTCTAAGatttacttttttacttttagaTGAACTTACACAAAGAACAATTTATCGTGGTAgtttaagtaaataaaactaTAAGATagtaatgtaaaatatttgttccacatattaagaaaaatctttcctaTGCACACACCTGTCATCTTTCATGCAAGCACTTTAAAGAGGACTTTCTCTCCAATATTAcgaaacaaaggcaaaaatagtCAAGAGAGCAGCCCAATATCTATATctactatattaaaaaagagaacttAGATCTTCCAATCtgtcaaaatattatttaacaaGCAGAGTTGTTATATGAACTTTAACTATGCTAATTAAGTTTCATAGCAAGAACAGGTATCATACAACCAACCTGAAATTACTAACTTTAGAATACCAGCATACCTAACTATCATTCATTTCTTTATAGGCAATATAGCAAAGACATTAGTTAGTcttccatatttttaaagatatcaAAATTGCAAGGAGCAGctaagaagaaaacatgaaggTTTTCATCTGGAATTGAATTGAGCTAGTGATGAAGCTGTTGGTATGAGCTAGGCAGAGATAAGAGTTGacatttctacagaaaatgaaaggtcTTGGCGATGAAGAAAAAACACGACTTTTAGCATGTTACCTAGAAACACTGATAAACAGGTATGATGTTCGAATTACTGAGGCTAGCAAAATAATCTTGTGATAACATTCTAAACAGAAACTAATAGGATAAGTTTCTCTCTTGAAATGGGGTGTAAAGCAGTTATTCAAATAAGCATGGGATTTGACACTGAGAAGCTGGatgaaaattcagtgtaaatGAATAGGAAAACTGTATCAATAACCCATGTCATTGAGAGAGATTGCTACTGGAAAAGACAGCGATGTCATCCTCATATTGCTTCAGCTACTAAGTTGTTAATGCATATTGAAAGGCAGTGAcatgaaattaattcatttctgttttgttaaagACTACTAGGTGCATTCAGCATCTAGCTTTGCTTAGAAACCAGAGACTCAAGAAATCCTTTCACTGGCAAATGGATAAACAGGTGTTTGATCTTTAAATCCTTATCTTTGAGTTATACTAATTTTTCAATAAATATGTAGGAAAACAAtagccaaagaaaaaaacctcaatatAGCACAACAGCACTGCTGTGCACGCTtaagaaaaatctcagaaaaacaacaaaggatTTCTTTTCCTAGATGTATTTCACAGGTACAACTCCTGCAAGAACTCATGCCTACATCTAATTTTATATACCACTGCAGTCACGGACCTCTGGTTCTGAACCTCAGTGTAGTAAAACAGTGATTCTCCCTATTTCATAGAGTTGAACATAACCCTAGAAAGCTCTGCTCAAGAACTCACACCAGCCATAATAGAGTCTTTGGCCTTTACCAAGAACCAACTGGTACCTGAGCACTCATGTACAGCTTCAGTAGTTTCTATAAAATCCCACACAGCTTGTAAGGTTCAATTAATACGAAACTCACTAGAGAAAgtatcaaattaaaaaaaaaaagtccctaaACAGGTTTTATAAAGTTGCCCATTAGGAAATGGAAATGCCATATTGACAGCAAATTGCAGGAATCTGATGAGTTTTATGTGAATCCAAAAAGAATGAAAGCTATGTATCTAACTCGAATTCTAGGGGCAATAATGCAAAGAACAATCGTGgctaaatataagaaaattttAATCAAGGGTCAGAACTCTGAATGTTACCAGTGCATCGGAAAACAACCTACCTTGAAAACAGACAGGCTCCAGTATGCCCTTCTACACAGCCAGAATAGACGAGTGCTCTTTTTCCAATTTTTGCCACGTTTGAACAATTTAATAGTTGTAGTAGAACCAGGCTAAAAATACCTGAGCAAAATTCACCAGAGAACTAAGCTACAGCAATTCTTTTACTTCTGACGCCGACAGTGGTTTAGAACATATGTATTCGCAAATTAGTGACTAAATTCTCAATGCTATCTGAAACTAaagatttagaaataatttatagaaacaaaataaaaactggaaTGGTTaaggtggggggtttttttggggtgtgtgtgtagaCAACAGGGATGGACTAAAACCAAGCTCAAGAATTGTAATCAAAACTTACCATTTGAGCTCGTAGATACATTTGAGCCTGGCTTGCACTCAGGGTTGGAGAGGTGCTCCCCAGCAACATAGTCTGTTGGGTAAtactgctgctggtggtgttgGAGGTCTGTGAACGGCTTATTATCTGTGCAGGTGTAGGAGAGGTGGAGAGGTTAAtctaaggaaacaaaaatattgcttCTGTCATGGAAATTCATTCATCCTAGGGTCTAAAACTAGAAAGCCTTTGACAAAAATGGCAGGGGCAGTGGAAATCTCTGAACTGTAAAGATatcaaaaatatattcagcCAATCATCACAAAACTGGATTCTGGCAAGAtcatatattttcattcttaaacTGCAAGCAACCATTTAGcagtaaataataataagcCAACAGAAGTATAAACAATGATATATGAAGTCTGAAAAATATACCTCAGAGAAATATACATTTACAGAATATGTAGCATGAGCTTGCAATATTTTAAGGACAAAcacctgaattttaatttttcagcacCTTTAAATGCTTATATTATCTGAATGGactaatattttctgttatgCTTGTTACGCAACCTGATCAAGGACACTTCTTTGTGCTGCCATATACGGACTTTGATTCCTCATTCTGCGTAcgcacattttaaaatgactgGAAACTAAAACTTTCTAGAATTTCATATTAAATGCTCCTGGACAATTTCTTTTTAGCATCTTCTCAAACAAAagctgttgtggttttggtttattttttccttttttttttttttttcctaaccagTCTAACAGAGTTAAGTGCCCAGCTCTTTTTCATCACTTACTCAAAAGATTTCCttgaaaaaccccaacccaattATTATGTTAGTTTAACATCAGACATCTTTAAAGACTTTCCCTCCTAAATTTAATGAACGAATAATTTAACTTCTAACAACTGTAAGCCAAAGCAGTGCTAtgagagcttaaaaaaatacacagttaaATCACTGAAGCTATGCACTGAAGCCATGAACAGCTTGAGGGCATGATTAATAAGCAGGATGTCCGTAGGACTACAAATCCTACTCAAGACAACTGTAGAACTGTAAGTAAAAGACTGCAAATTACATGTCTGAAGATGCCGCTTAAAGAAATACAGCATGAACTAAACACAGAGCTGCAAATAACTGAAACCTGAGCACATGCCTAGAATACGGATAAAGTAATTGAAAGCGCATAAAAGATGCATGATAAAAGATGATAATCAATAAAAGAATGAATGCTCTAAACATTTAACCagtttcatatatatatatatgaccATTGACTTGGATTCTTTAGATTTGGTGCTCTTCAATTGCTGATACAAAGTTATGATTTTAACCTACAACAGTGCCCTGAATAAAGAAACTAATGTGAAAAATTCAGTAAGAAATGATGTGAGAGATGAAAGCTCAGGGAGTGACTCCTGCAGCGGTCTGAACAGTCACGAGTGCTTGCAGAGTGAGCAGCTGCTGGAAGCGCAGCCAACACTTCCTACAGAGTCATCATAGTTCTGTTTACTGTTTCTGTAATACTAATTTTAACCACACAAATTTAAATActaaaatcttttctgtttttttccaagtagTTATAAAATAACCAAGAGGGGTTGAGAATGGATGGAGGGCTTTGTTCTGTTACGTACCGAGGTCTGCGACATGCTTGACTGCTGAGTGACACTCCCAGTGGGGGAAGTGCATTGCCTCCCACCTGACAGGCTTGCCTAAATAGCAAGAATACGTgtcaaatattgaaataaaaaagtgtttaagTGATGTTCATATTATTACATAAACCATCAGAAACAACCCTCTCTACCATTACCTTTTCTCTGTGTTAACAGTGAAAAAATGCTTTACTCAGTGGACTTAGTTTTCAGCAAAGTGCGCTCTGCACTACTGAATGCTATCTGCAAGGTGCTAAATGCCTACCCCATTTCAGGTGCTCAGATTCTTGCAGATCaagacttggaaaaaaactATGAGAGGTGACTTCTATCAAACTGTTAATGACTGAGCTAACTGATCAGCTCACCACCTACAGTGTTCAGAACTTAAAATGTGATATCATTAAAAAACTGTCATTGTTAAAACTCACATAATAATTTCTATTATGATTAGAAtcctctaaaaataaaacaaacttaaTAAACGCTGTAAAGAACACCCTCATATTCTAGAATGATAATTTATGTATGCACATATAGTGTCTACAACAGTACGCTGCTCCAGCCCTTCAGATTAATGCAAGGATGGTGATTTAGATTCCTGTATACCAAAACTTCTCAGCCTTCCCCAATCTGATTTTCTTTGCTCTGCCTCTGTAAATACGCACACACATatctgtcacaaaa
This sequence is a window from Phalacrocorax carbo chromosome 7, bPhaCar2.1, whole genome shotgun sequence. Protein-coding genes within it:
- the PHC3 gene encoding polyhomeotic-like protein 3 isoform X4 encodes the protein MENEPNTTTCSASTTTISTTSTSRTQLPQISVYSGSDRHAVQASLSGGRQCTSPTGSVTQQSSMSQTSIISRSQTSNTTSSSITQQTMLLGSTSPTLSASQAQMYLRAQMLIFTPATTVAAVQSDIPVVSSSSSSSCQSAATQVQNLTLRSQKLGVLSSSQNGPPKSSSQTQSLSLCPNKPVTSSKGSQPDPSESNRKGDSPTPECRSTPVTRTSSIHHLITPASYSPLQPHSLVKHQQIPLHSPPPKISHHQLILQQQQQVQPIALQTPSGQEPPPSQHCLPLPSHSLPPGPSSVQSHCSPIHIHPPPLTLSPTPSQSAQQSVVVSPPPSHSPSQSPTIIIHPQALIQSQANSLVPTALQAEQTAPQQTTSNPARPIAQPLNLPSHLPLPSSPAVHIGSVDQPSLVSPGQQIVSSTPHQQYSALQSTPIPLAAPPQLSTSSTQIQQLPLQSVQSLQVQPEILSQGQVLVQNTLVSEEELPAAEALVQLPFQTLPPPQTVAVNLQVQPSVPIETPVIYQVENVCEEEMPEESDCVHMARTPTPPTLSPPAITLGNGEALNSEDPLSEHGGLPSATSSVSASVIKSPSDPSHASIPPPPLLLPAATTRSNSTSLPNSIPSLENKPPQAIVKPQILTHVIEGFVIQEGLEPFPVSRSSLLVEQPAEKRLLVEGQIMSVVCVESDLQNTKHADNSSDTEIEDMIAEEGLDEIENDLLKCEFCGKMGYSDKFLRSKRFCSTSCAKRHSLSCTKKFGLFTSDKTSRWNRKSDSQSLGRRGRRPSGPDGASRDHFLRQLPITYPSAEEDMASHEDAVPAAMTTRLRRQSERERERELRELRMRKMPESIDLLPVVQADPSVWTVDEVWAFIHSLPGCQDIADEFRAQEIDGQALLLLKEDHLMSAMNIKLGPALKICARINSLKES
- the PHC3 gene encoding polyhomeotic-like protein 3 isoform X6 is translated as MENEPNTTTCSASTTTISTTSTSRTQLPQISVYSGSDRHAVQVIQQALHRPPSSAAQYLQQMYAAQQQHLMLQTAALQQQHLSSTQFQSLATVPQASLSGGRQCTSPTGSVTQQSSMSQTSINLSTSPTPAQIISRSQTSNTTSSSITQQTMLLGSTSPTLSASQAQMYLRAQMLIFTPATTVAAVQSDIPVVSSSSSSSCQSAATQVQNLTLRSQKLGVLSSSQNGPPKSSSQTQSLSLCPNKPVTSSKGSQPDPSESNRKGDSPTPECRSTPVTRTSSIHHLITPASYSPLQPHSLVKHQQIPLHSPPPKISHHQLILQQQQQVQPIALQTPSGQEPPPSQHCLPLPSHSLPPGPSSVQSHCSPIHIHPPPLTLSPTPSQSAQQSVVVSPPPSHSPSQSPTIIIHPQALIQSQANSLVPTALQAEQTAPQQTTSNPARPIAQPLNLPSHLPLPSSPAVHIGSVDQPSLVSPGQQIVSSTPHQQYSALQSTPIPLAAPPQLSTSSTQIQQLPLQSVQSLQVQPEILSQGQVLVQNTLVSEEELPAAEALVQLPFQTLPPPQTVAVNLQVQPSVPIETPVIYQVENVCEEEMPEESDCVHMARTPTPPTLSPPAITLGNGEALNSEDPLSEHGGLPSATSSVSASVIKSPSDPSHASIPPPPLLLPAATTRSNSTSLPNSIPSLENKPPQAIVKPQILTHVIEGFVIQEGLEPFPVSRSSLLVEQPAEKRLLVEGQIMSVVCVESDLQNTKHADNSSDTEIEDMIAEEGLDEIENDLLKCEFCGKMGYSDKFLRSKRFCSTSCAKRHSLSCTKKFGLFTSDKTSRWNRKSDSQSLGRRGRRPSGPDGASRDHFLRQKKIWLLMKMLFQLP
- the PHC3 gene encoding polyhomeotic-like protein 3 isoform X5; the protein is MENEPNTTTCSASTTTISTTSTSRTQLPQISVYSGSDRHAVQVIQQALHRPPSSAAQYLQQMYAAQQQHLMLQTAALQQQHLSSTQFQSLATVPQASLSGGRQCTSPTGSVTQQSSMSQTSINLSTSPTPAQIISRSQTSNTTSSSITQQTMLLGSTSPTLSASQAQMYLRAQMLIFTPATTVAAVQSDIPVVSSSSSSSCQSAATQVQNLTLRSQKLGVLSSSQNGPPKSSSQTQSLSLCPNKPVTSSKGSQPDPSESNRKGDSPTPECRSTPVTRTSSIHHLITPASYSPLQPHSLVKHQQIPLHSPPPKISHHQLILQQQQQVQPIALQTPSGQEPPPSQHCLPLPSHSLPPGPSSVQSHCSPIHIHPPPLTLSPTPSQSAQQSVVVSPPPSHSPSQSPTIIIHPQALIQSQANSLVPTALQAEQTAPQQTTSNPARPIAQPLNLPSHLPLPSSPAVHIGSVDQPSLVSPGQQIVSSTPHQQYSALQSTPIPLAAPPQLSTSSTQIQQLPLQSVQSLQVQPEILSQGQVLVQNTLVSEEELPAAEALVQLPFQTLPPPQTVAVNLQVQPSVPIETPVIYQVENVCEEEMPEESDCVHMARTPTPPTLSPPAITLGNGEALNSEDPLSEHGGLPSATSSVSASVIKSPSDPSHASIPPPPLLLPAATTRSNSTSLPNSIPSLENKPPQAIVKPQILTHVIEGFVIQEGLEPFPVSRSSLLVEQPAEKRLLVEGQIMSVVCVESDLQNTKHADNSSDTEIEDMIAEEGLDEIENDLLKCEFCGKMGYSDKFLRSKRFCSTSCAKRHSLSCTKKFGLFTSDKTSRWNRKSDSQSLGRRGRRPSGPDGASRDHFLRQCICTAFSSFQLLIHLQKKIWLLMKMLFQLP
- the PHC3 gene encoding polyhomeotic-like protein 3 isoform X3 is translated as MENEPNTTTCSASTTTISTTSTSRTQLPQISVYSGSDRHAVQASLSGGRQCTSPTGSVTQQSSMSQTSINLSTSPTPAQIISRSQTSNTTSSSITQQTMLLGSTSPTLSASQAQMYLRAQMLIFTPATTVAAVQSDIPVVSSSSSSSCQSAATQVQNLTLRSQKLGVLSSSQNGPPKSSSQTQSLSLCPNKPVTSSKGSQPDPSESNRKGDSPTPECRSTPVTRTSSIHHLITPASYSPLQPHSLVKHQQIPLHSPPPKISHHQLILQQQQQVQPIALQTPSGQEPPPSQHCLPLPSHSLPPGPSSVQSHCSPIHIHPPPLTLSPTPSQSAQQSVVVSPPPSHSPSQSPTIIIHPQALIQSQANSLVPTALQAEQTAPQQTTSNPARPIAQPLNLPSHLPLPSSPAVHIGSVDQPSLVSPGQQIVSSTPHQQYSALQSTPIPLAAPPQLSTSSTQIQQLPLQSVQSLQVQPEILSQGQVLVQNTLVSEEELPAAEALVQLPFQTLPPPQTVAVNLQVQPSVPIETPVIYQVENVCEEEMPEESDCVHMARTPTPPTLSPPAITLGNGEALNSEDPLSEHGGLPSATSSVSASVIKSPSDPSHASIPPPPLLLPAATTRSNSTSLPNSIPSLENKPPQAIVKPQILTHVIEGFVIQEGLEPFPVSRSSLLVEQPAEKRLLVEGQIMSVVCVESDLQNTKHADNSSDTEIEDMIAEEGLDEIENDLLKCEFCGKMGYSDKFLRSKRFCSTSCAKRHSLSCTKKFGLFTSDKTSRWNRKSDSQSLGRRGRRPSGPDGASRDHFLRQLPITYPSAEEDMASHEDAVPAAMTTRLRRQSERERERELRELRMRKMPESIDLLPVVQADPSVWTVDEVWAFIHSLPGCQDIADEFRAQEIDGQALLLLKEDHLMSAMNIKLGPALKICARINSLKES